Proteins encoded together in one Streptomyces sp. B1I3 window:
- a CDS encoding RDD family protein, with translation MDNRQAIGSWLSGPRAAAEDMGADFGYRGRRLGLPQEGPGSVAPLGRRFGALFIDWAACMLIAYGLIARGDQQSAGNWALGVFLVLSLLTVGTIGSTPGKRIMGLRVVAEDGGRLGAVRVALRTVLLLLVIPALVWDRDSRGLHDRLARAVQVRI, from the coding sequence GTGGACAACAGGCAAGCAATCGGATCGTGGCTCTCGGGCCCGCGCGCGGCGGCCGAGGACATGGGCGCCGACTTCGGGTACCGGGGCCGGCGCCTCGGTCTGCCCCAGGAGGGCCCGGGGTCCGTGGCCCCGCTCGGCCGGCGCTTCGGGGCCCTCTTCATCGACTGGGCCGCCTGCATGCTGATCGCATACGGACTGATCGCTCGCGGTGACCAGCAGTCGGCCGGGAACTGGGCGCTCGGCGTCTTCCTCGTACTGAGCCTGCTCACGGTCGGAACCATCGGTTCCACCCCGGGCAAGCGGATCATGGGCCTGCGGGTCGTCGCCGAGGACGGCGGCCGGCTCGGTGCCGTGCGGGTCGCCCTGCGGACCGTGCTGCTGCTCCTGGTGATCCCGGCCCTGGTCTGGGACCGCGACAGCCGCGGCCTCCACGACCGGCTGGCCCGCGCCGTCCAGGTGCGCATCTGA
- a CDS encoding alpha/beta fold hydrolase, with protein MRTLNPEALRAFHAAYDEVLTSHWPATTTQTDIPTPYGTTHLNSCGPEGAPPLVLLPGGGATSTVWFAQAARLARTHRVHAVDLVGDPGRSTAGERPVRTAADLTAWLDAVLDALGVERTALGGHSYGAWIALRYALHAPRRVGRLVLVDPTLCFAGFRPGYLLRALPMLIRPTEGRTRSFLAWETGGAELDPAWVRLRDAAVHFPAARPVTGPRPSPEALRALDVPTLVLTAGRGRAQDADRVAATAVRLLPHAETATIPDATHHSLPLHPPEAGELARAVEDFLTAPVRPVPPRPSGPPRRSRPAR; from the coding sequence ATGCGAACCCTGAACCCCGAAGCCCTGCGAGCGTTCCACGCGGCGTACGACGAGGTCCTGACCAGCCACTGGCCCGCCACGACCACGCAGACCGACATCCCGACCCCCTACGGCACCACCCACCTCAACAGCTGCGGCCCCGAGGGCGCTCCGCCGCTGGTCCTGCTGCCCGGCGGCGGAGCCACCTCCACGGTGTGGTTCGCCCAGGCCGCCCGCCTCGCCCGTACCCACCGCGTCCACGCGGTCGACCTCGTCGGCGACCCGGGCCGCAGCACCGCGGGGGAGCGCCCGGTCCGTACGGCGGCCGACCTCACGGCCTGGCTCGACGCTGTGCTGGACGCGCTGGGCGTGGAGCGCACCGCTCTCGGCGGCCACTCGTACGGAGCCTGGATCGCCCTCCGGTACGCCCTGCACGCCCCGCGTCGCGTCGGACGGCTGGTCCTCGTGGACCCGACCCTGTGCTTCGCCGGCTTCCGCCCCGGTTACCTGCTGCGCGCGCTGCCGATGCTGATCCGTCCGACGGAGGGACGGACCCGCTCCTTCCTGGCCTGGGAGACGGGCGGTGCGGAACTCGACCCCGCCTGGGTACGTCTGCGGGACGCCGCCGTCCACTTCCCCGCCGCCCGCCCGGTCACCGGCCCGCGTCCCTCGCCCGAAGCCCTGCGGGCGCTCGACGTGCCGACGCTCGTCCTGACGGCGGGGCGCGGACGGGCGCAGGACGCCGACCGCGTCGCCGCGACGGCGGTCCGGCTGCTCCCGCACGCCGAGACGGCGACGATCCCGGACGCCACGCATCACTCGCTGCCGCTGCACCCCCCGGAGGCCGGGGAACTCGCGCGGGCCGTCGAGGACTTCCTCACCGCGCCAGTGCGTCCCGTACCGCCTCGTCCGTCCGGGCCACCACGGCGCTCCCGTCCTGCGCGGTGA
- the glnA gene encoding type I glutamate--ammonia ligase: MFQNADEVQKYIADNDVKFIDVRFCDLPGVMQHFTIPAATFDPAEELAFDGSSIRGFQAIHESDMALRADLSTARVDPFRRDKTVNVNFFIHDPITGEQYSRDPRNVAKKAEAYLASTGVADTAYFGPEAEFYVFDNVRFQTSANESFYHIDSEAGAWNTGAVENNRGYKVRYKGGYFPTPPVDHFADLRAEISMELDKNGLQVERQHHEVGTAGQAEINYKFNTLLAAADDLMLFKYIVKNVAWRNGKTATFMPKPIFGDNGSGMHVHQSLWQGGTPLFYDEQGYAGLSDMARYYIGGILKHAPSLLAFTNPTVNSYHRLVPGFEAPVNMVYSQRNRSAAMRIPITGSNPKAKRVEFRAPDPSSNPYLAFSALLMAGLDGVKNKIEPPEPIDKDLYELAPEEHAGVQQVPTSLPAVLEALEQDHEYLQAGGVFTPDLIETWIDYKRTNEIAPIQLRPHPHEFELYFDL, translated from the coding sequence ATGTTCCAGAACGCCGACGAAGTTCAGAAGTACATCGCCGACAACGACGTCAAGTTCATCGACGTCCGGTTCTGCGACCTGCCGGGTGTGATGCAGCACTTCACGATCCCCGCAGCGACCTTCGACCCGGCCGAGGAACTGGCTTTCGACGGCTCGTCGATCCGCGGCTTCCAGGCCATTCACGAGTCCGACATGGCGCTCCGTGCCGACCTGTCGACGGCCCGTGTGGACCCCTTCCGCCGCGACAAGACGGTCAACGTCAACTTCTTCATCCACGACCCGATCACCGGCGAGCAGTACAGCCGTGACCCGCGGAACGTGGCCAAGAAGGCCGAGGCCTACCTCGCCTCGACGGGTGTCGCCGACACCGCCTACTTCGGCCCCGAGGCCGAGTTCTACGTCTTCGACAACGTCCGCTTCCAGACGTCGGCGAACGAGAGCTTCTACCACATCGACTCCGAGGCCGGCGCCTGGAACACCGGTGCGGTCGAGAACAACCGGGGCTACAAGGTCCGCTACAAGGGCGGCTACTTCCCGACCCCGCCGGTCGACCACTTCGCCGACCTGCGCGCCGAGATCTCCATGGAGCTGGACAAGAACGGCCTCCAGGTCGAGCGCCAGCACCACGAGGTCGGCACCGCCGGCCAGGCCGAGATCAACTACAAGTTCAACACGCTGCTCGCCGCGGCCGACGACCTGATGCTCTTCAAGTACATCGTGAAGAACGTCGCCTGGCGCAACGGCAAGACCGCGACCTTCATGCCGAAGCCGATCTTCGGCGACAACGGCTCGGGCATGCACGTCCACCAGTCGCTGTGGCAGGGCGGCACGCCGCTCTTCTACGACGAGCAGGGTTACGCCGGCCTGTCGGACATGGCCCGCTACTACATCGGCGGCATCCTGAAGCACGCCCCGTCGCTGCTGGCCTTCACCAACCCGACGGTGAACTCCTACCACCGCCTGGTCCCGGGCTTCGAGGCGCCGGTCAACATGGTGTACTCGCAGCGCAACCGCTCCGCCGCGATGCGCATCCCGATCACGGGATCCAACCCGAAGGCGAAGCGCGTCGAGTTCCGCGCCCCGGACCCGTCGTCCAACCCGTACCTGGCGTTCTCGGCCCTGCTGATGGCCGGCCTGGACGGTGTGAAGAACAAGATCGAGCCGCCGGAGCCGATCGACAAGGACCTCTACGAGCTGGCCCCCGAGGAGCACGCGGGCGTCCAGCAGGTCCCGACCTCCCTCCCGGCCGTCCTCGAGGCCCTGGAGCAGGACCACGAGTACCTCCAGGCCGGCGGCGTCTTCACGCCCGACCTCATCGAGACGTGGATCGACTACAAGCGCACGAACGAGATCGCCCCGATCCAGCTGCGCCCGCACCCGCACGAGTTCGAGCTGTACTTCGACCTCTAG
- a CDS encoding arsenate reductase family protein — MEIWINPACSKCRSAVDLLDAEGAEYTVRRYLEDVPSADEIRAVLDRLGLEPWDITRTQEADAKELGVKEWPKDADARERWITALTEHPKLIQRPIITAQDGSAVVARTDEAVRDALAR, encoded by the coding sequence ATGGAGATCTGGATCAATCCCGCCTGCTCGAAGTGCCGCAGCGCTGTGGATCTGCTCGACGCCGAGGGCGCCGAGTACACCGTCCGCCGCTACCTGGAGGACGTGCCGTCCGCCGACGAGATCCGCGCCGTCCTGGACCGGCTGGGGCTCGAGCCGTGGGACATCACGCGGACCCAGGAGGCGGACGCGAAGGAGCTGGGGGTCAAGGAGTGGCCGAAGGACGCCGATGCGCGGGAGCGGTGGATCACCGCGCTGACCGAGCATCCGAAGCTGATCCAGCGCCCCATCATCACCGCGCAGGACGGGAGCGCCGTGGTGGCCCGGACGGACGAGGCGGTACGGGACGCACTGGCGCGGTGA
- a CDS encoding DUF4191 domain-containing protein, whose product MARKAQTEGADSAENAGRLKQIALTYKMTRRTDPKIGLVVAGVGIVTFGVLLAIGFLIGHPVYAGILGFVLAFLAMAIIFGRRAERAAFGQMEGQPGAAAAVLDRVGRGWTTTPAVAMNRSQDVVHRAVGKAGIVLVAEGNPNRVKSLLAAEKRRMARIVVDVPVHDIIVGDGEGQVPLKKVRTTMLKLPRVLTGPQVTAANDRLRAMGDLMSNMPLPKGPMPKGMRMPRGGKMR is encoded by the coding sequence ATGGCGAGGAAGGCACAAACTGAAGGCGCGGACAGCGCCGAGAACGCGGGGCGGCTCAAGCAGATCGCCCTGACCTACAAGATGACCAGGCGGACCGACCCCAAGATCGGTCTTGTCGTCGCGGGTGTGGGAATCGTCACCTTCGGCGTCCTCCTCGCGATCGGCTTCCTGATCGGGCACCCGGTCTACGCGGGCATCCTGGGCTTCGTCCTGGCTTTCCTCGCAATGGCGATCATCTTCGGACGGCGTGCCGAGCGCGCGGCCTTCGGGCAGATGGAGGGGCAGCCGGGCGCCGCCGCGGCCGTGCTGGACCGGGTGGGCCGGGGCTGGACCACGACACCCGCGGTCGCGATGAACCGCAGCCAGGACGTCGTCCACCGGGCCGTCGGCAAGGCGGGCATCGTGCTGGTGGCCGAGGGCAACCCGAACCGGGTGAAGAGCCTGCTGGCCGCGGAGAAGAGGCGCATGGCCCGGATCGTGGTGGACGTGCCGGTGCACGACATCATCGTCGGTGACGGAGAGGGCCAGGTGCCGCTGAAGAAGGTGCGCACCACGATGCTGAAGCTTCCCCGGGTCCTGACCGGCCCGCAGGTCACGGCGGCCAACGACCGGCTGCGGGCGATGGGCGACCTGATGAGCAACATGCCGCTGCCGAAGGGCCCGATGCCGAAGGGCATGCGGATGCCGCGCGGCGGAAAGATGCGCTGA